One Triticum dicoccoides isolate Atlit2015 ecotype Zavitan chromosome 5B, WEW_v2.0, whole genome shotgun sequence genomic window carries:
- the LOC119309532 gene encoding uncharacterized protein LOC119309532, translated as MPFSPLAPPPSSSLPLTFPRSLPLAAARAGLRRGTTGSSSGTRTAGFELVATDPRRGEEPPVPQPPSALTCRSERSSRHGHLFTKCCHYLKDKEARHNLELATVTDLRQGLRWPRSLGVLPPLHSLFPSAGHRERSPPDLQRRCPRSCTAGRKSDWAATALRECFFKGRRCSDHSMELLVHQGAPHSHLSVRFGTENTTL; from the exons ATGCCCTTCTCCCCACTAGCGCCGCCACCATCCTCTTCCCTTCCCCTCACCTTCCCTCGCTCTCTTCCCTTGGCCGCCGCACGGGCAGGACTGCGGCGCGGCACCACCGGCTCGTCGTCAGGGACGCGCACGGCGGGCTTTGAGCTCGTAGCGACAGATCCGCGCCGGGGCGAGGAGCCTCCTGTTCCGCAGCCACCTAGTGCCCTCACATGCCGCTCGGAGAGGAGCTCTCGTCACGGCCACCTCTTCACCAAGTGTTGCCATTACCTCAAGGACAAGGAG GCACGACACAACCTCGAGCTGGCCACTGTGACGGATCTGCGCCAAGGGCTGCGCTGGCCGAGGAGCCTTGGTGTTCTGCCGCCACTTCATTCCCTCTTCCCCTCTGCGGGCCACCGGGAGAGGAGCCCTCCTGATCTGCAAAGGAGGTGTCCGAGGTCATGCACAGCGGGGAGGAAGAGCGATTGGGCGGCCACTGCTCTGCGTGAATGCTTCTTCAAGGGACGCCGCTGCTCCGACCACTCCATGGAGTTATTAGTTCATCAAGGGGCCCCCCACTCCCACCTCTCTGTTCGATTTGGCACG GAGAACACGACCCTTTAG